ACGAAAGTGAAATTACAGAAGAAAATTTACAAtcttatatacattttcattatgTCATTTATTATTGAACTTACCCATTGGCCCAAACCCCTGATCCAAAGGCCATTGATTTCACAATTTCGGTAAacggcttcatggacatcataaccataaATTTAGTTGTCTTCTCACATGTGTTGGAGTAGattagaagatttttttttatttggttttttttttggcatatttGGCCACAGGGATGAAagttattaatttcaaaattttcatttctcttACCAAGAGATGTTTCAcgccaaaaatggtaacaattggccttgtagttttcaagaagttaaaaatgtaaaattgtcaaCGGACGACGCACACAGCACGACGCAGTACGAAGACCAGTTGCAAAACGTCACCTTAGTGAGAGTGGGTACATGTGTAGTATACTGTTATAGAAAGGATATGAAGATTGGTCAAGAGtttatacaatgaaatatttcaaagactGAACTGGCCACAAACGTAGATTTCCCACCGTATTTTTCATTGATATACAGTAACGTCTCCTCTTTGTTCAATGACATGCGTGAAAAATTTCATCTCGATTAACTCAGCTGGTATGGGGCACCTTGAGACATTGATATAGATGAAATTTAACTCTGATGAAAATGTGACGaccgtttaaaaattttcaatttgtaaaaattttgaatttaaatgctTTTCAATATTATTAGGAAAACAAATAAACGGCCTAGTGGCAGCTCTTCACACATTTGATAAAATCTAACAGTAAACACTAAACCATAGcctgttgttatttttttatttcattaattaaataaaaatgattataatatacAAAGCAGAACCAATGTTGTACACTAGCTCTAGTAATAAATATGTCATGAGCAGGTCTGAAGTCCCTTCTGTAAGAGATCCAACATGATCGGATAAATCTCCGCAAACTCTCGAGCCTGTCGGGACTTCATCTGATTCACATATCCCTCCAACGCACCCCTGAAAACAGAGCAGATCGATTGTTGCGCATTTAACCAATTTGAAAGTTCTGAAAGTATTGTTTGAAAgaattcaataattttatacTAATTTAGTACTGGAACcgtaaatattttaaagcaatatcaTGTAggcctacatgtatttaaatatgtaatcaaagtactgaaagtattgactgtttttattcattaatgttgataaaattTCTTTGTAATGTGTTCTGAATAAAATTCTACAAATATCTTTCTAGTTTTCTAGATCTTTTGTATTTTCTCACAGATCAAATTAAGTATTTGTAAAATAGTGcttaaagtaaatccaccctcctgtAACGTCATACATAttacataaaccatgaattcattaaaattcttgcaagtagatttgtaatttctatgttatcataggtgcacatcaaaaactcaaatcattgtttacttggagatatttaataaacatttttcatccttatattcgacataattcaataatgacaaagggaaataactcttttctactattctctaagtgatatatctaaatgctataatttttcttatgtaaacaattttttttttttaattaattttagttttctggcaaagtaagcagtaaaatttaaatagacaaacaagtatccatccacttatatttaatttttaaacaaaaaaagtgtgattttcagatgataatttcagcatttggtttttattaccttacatcttaaatagtatggatacatatatattttatttattttgtgatgaaattcaagtccaataagttaaaaaaagttaggtttttaactttgaacccatgattttataggtacggagttaccttaaagtgaaaatttttaaaataaaggcaacctctctctctctctctctctctctctctctctcttgtatgtTGTGTAAATTAAAGGGATAATACATATGAGTTTGTCATGAATTGTCATCATTTTTAGAAACCAACAAACTTTTCTAGACCTAGAGAGTTGTACTTACTTGATCAGGGTGAGTCTGTCTTTTTCTGAGGGGTGGTCCTCTAACCACTGGGAGTATCTACTTATTGACCAATCAGCCGACTGAAAACAAAAGCCCAACGTAATGTTTGAATGGCATAATGTCAAATTTCTGTTTAATGATAAAACTAAAAATCAATGCAGAATCCGAATCAAGGCATCAATACAATACTAAAAGTACAATGTGCTTgttcatatcatataaaattattcaatgtGTAACCATAAAAATAGATGAATAATTAATGATATCAATATAGCCCCTATGCTTTCTGTTTATACATCAAATCAGTGATACCTGGTGAGGAGACTTCATTTCCTGTGGAGCTCTCGCGAACAAGAAGTGAAGAATGGTGCTGTGTGGAATGATGTCACCAATGGCCTGGCTTTTACTGATATGTTCAGCGTTCTGGAACAGCAGTGGTCTGGAGAAGGAAAAAGAATGAATAGAACAATTAATTGAATAGATAAGACcatgaatataattattttttctttcaaattgtgAAAAGCAGACAATTAGAATACATCTGAAACAACAACCGGTCTATATCAAAGTTTATGGAAAACAAGAACTGAGATCAATtaactttgataaaaatttggtgGTTTAAAAAAACTCCCCCCAAAATAGTAATTTGACTCTATATACATTCTTAGACTACACATTCAAAAACTACCAGAGCAATGTATTAGTATTCATACCTAAATGCCCTTAGAAGCTTATAATGGTTGCCGAGATCAGACACTTTTCTACAGAAGGGAGAGATGGCTAACTCCATCTGGGCAAAGTCAGCAGCCAGTCTCATCTTCCCTCCCTCACCCAGGGGCCTGATCAGGCTGGCATGTCTGACAAACAGCTCCACACAACGACACGCTATCGGCTTGATGCTGGAATCAGAAAAGGATTTaacaatgtaaatttatttctgatgtcaaatttcaaaatacacATAGGTTAATCATGACACTGATATGTGGATATTTACCAGTCATACATGAAGTTCTGACAATGATATCTAGATATTTACCAGTAATATTTGAAGTCCTGACACTCTATTTAGATATTTACCTGTCTTATATGAACAGTCCTAACACTGATATCTTGAAATTTACCTGTCATTTAAAGTTCTGACAATGATATCTAGATATTTACCAGTAATATTTGAAGTATTGACACTGATATCTGTACATTTTTACCTGTCGTATATGAAGTCCTGACATTCGTATCTAGACAGGTAATCAGCCTGACACCTGGACACAAATTCCTGGAGCTCCCTCATATACAGAGAACACTGCGACTCCTTCCCTGGGTCTGGTACAGCAGAACTGTCAACAGGGAACCAAATTAACAAAGTCATTACACTGAAGTATTCATAGAAAGTTATTAATCTACACTTCCAAAGTAAAATACTCTAtctcatttcttttattttctttctgatttaatatagcattgaatctcAAAACTGAagcgatgtgtgcatacaaatatTCATAACACGCTAACACAcattactcaatttgtatgcacacaccgctgcagttatgagactgtatacttcaaaaaatcatgatctaatgcttatattttcattttttaaacctcttgccttgtctgcaaatgtgatttataccttaaaattcctatcttatcctaagggtaagttcatattaatggaagagccacagtaataGGCACAAatgtgaactttgattttcgcttgtggcGTTGCAGTTTACAGTGTTCAACGTTTGTGATGTCATGATAAAACTCGTCACTTTAACccttgagtaccctgtgtgtatTACAGTGTAAGTTATAACTGCCGTAGCTTTCAACACACAttacaagcaaaaaaatatGTGGAGTGTAAATATTCATTCTTAAATTtctaataataatttattctaAAGACATTGTGTTAGAAAAAAGTAGGAAAATCAGCAAAGTGACTGTATGTCAggttttgtcaatttttaattattaaaaaaaaaactaccttGAGAAGTCTTCTTGGTGCATTGTCAGAATTATTGCTTCCACGGCATCTAGGACTGAGGACATCAGAGGAGATAGAGCACTGCTCATAAGGACAACCACTCCCTACAAATGTGGAAATTATGTaatcatagttttttttacattatcatAATTACCAACGATTTTTTTCAATGCCTTGTacatatatgtcaaatatacctgAAGGTGTTTCTGATACAAATActgaaataactttaaaaaattatttgtgtaAAAGGATTTCCCCTGTACTAACAGAGTATGGTTTTATACTGTGTGAATGGGAGCCAGAATGTGTTGGGGTGAGGGGTGATGGGAGTtatgaaatagttttaaaataatcaagcaAAATCTTGCAGAAGTAAAAATTGCATTTATGGAATCCTAATTTTATAAGATAAAGTTCTCAACTGTTTCTTTTATAAGTACAAGTATACACTGTCAATCTCCAATAttgttagaattttaaaaatactaaattGATTTGAGTTGCTTTTCATAAAGTTCAGACCAAGTCAATTAGAACATTCATATAGTCAGGTCTTATAAAGAGTTTGCAGGCAATGGAATAGAGGCTGAAATTCTATGCACAAGCAGTGTTAGTGCATTTCTATTATGTTTCATTTGCAATACTGATTTTATTTGCATACATCATAACTTGTACTGTATAGGAGTGTGTGTTACATGAAAATGACCAATGAAATACCAGCTTACCGGTGGGGGTTTTCCCTAAGGAAGGAATGAATACAAGTTCAGTTTGTAGTAATTTTATACTTCatagtatttttaaataccAAAGTTGTTGACACAATCCCTTCGTataaattaacattatataacaaCCAGTATTTTTTGTATAAAGTATCTAAAACATATAGTGCGCATGAATATGTACAGCATTTTTATTGTGAGTACTAGTTTGTGTAGAGCACTTGGCACATTGGTCATAGGCATTAGGCCAGCAACTGAAAGGTCGCTGGTTCAAACCCAGCAGTGGTAACTTGATGTTGTGTGTTGTGCACTATGACAAGGCACTTTATCTACATTGTCTCAGTCTACCCAGCTGAAACTGGGTACTGGCTTTACTCTGGGAGCTAACTTGCAATGGACTTGTGTCCCATCCAGGGGGAGTCAATGATTCTGATCCGCTAAGCACCGTGGAAGCCAGTGATAAGCACCAGCCTTACTTTTGGCCACTACCTCATGTTGCTTATGTCCTCATACTGACTATCTCGTTGACTGTCCACCAGTCGGTCAGTAAGACTAAGCAACATCAAGCTCAATTCATTCTGATTCATTTggcatttcaaaaaataattatttttatcctgTTCTATTTGACATTGTTCCACTTGATTATTGTTGATAATTCATAGTTAATTCAAATCACTTgatcaataaattgtgaaacctgCCTTCGAGTTATAGCTCTATGCATATTCGACTTAAAGGTCAATTTAAGCCTAATGACTATAGGCTAACCCCCTGTCTCTTGGGTTGGGCCTATACGAGTTAGTTCCCCTTATCCTATGGTGCTATTCATCCCTTCAGTGACAGATTTTTAGGTTTCACTAAATCAACTAAAGCTCACTGTCAGAGTATTAAGTGCAATCCAGTATTTTCtgcatactgtagattcctaattaaatgcaaggACTTAATATATGCCTAATAATGGAAACCATACATTCACTTCTCTTTTATTGTTAAGGTtagattatttttcagaaaggttattgttaaaatgaatttCCTGTtccttttacaaagaaattgttGCTACAGTGCACACTGCACTGTAATCAAGTGTTTATATTACTTGAATTATCGTATAAGCAAAATCATTTGTtcaggatttaatttcgttattttcgttggcagtataatgcaacaaaattaaatccatgacgaatttttcACCCCAGTTTTAATAAATACAGAGTTGATACGTGATAAATtctaagatttactatataacaaaaataaatgccaacaaaattgtatttggtttaaatacaacaaaattttaaccAAACAAAAATATCTGCTTTTACAGTAGTTttcatatgaattataattcAATTGTAATGTCTACATTTGAATTCCTATATAACAAACAGTGATATCATTAATCTAAAAGTATTTAACATTCTTTCTAATTAGTTATTGATTACATGCAGAAAAGCATTAATTTTGTCATATCAAGAAATCAAAACATTAAGCATAAAATAGAATGAAAGCATTAAGagattaatgttaaaaaataagtttCACATTTCTATTCATTGTATTGTACACAAATTGACAGAGTGTTCCAAATAAACTGTGTGCATCTTTAGTTCGTTACACTAAAGAAATTAGTCATTTTAGAGTGCCTTATTAAACAGATTTCCTGTTAATAATGAAAGTTGTATTATAGACAGGTTTTCAtacatattgtaaaataaaaatgtctgaaatattcatatatatacaaaatgttgtttgaaatttgaCATCAAAGAAATTTGAGAAGCAGACAGTGTAGAAAATCAGGTTTACCTCTAACGACTTTTGAATGCATTCCATGGCTTCAGGGGGAAAGTTCTGTAGACCCTCCAATAACTACAAATAGCAGAAATATAAGAATCTTTATTCATGATATTCAGCAAAATCAATTAATACAAACAacttaacaaaacatttaaatcccCATCTTGTGACAGTCTGAATGTACCTTAAAGTAACAATACAGTCCTTTTTTTATGAATGTCCACACAATCATCATTCTCAAAGTTAATTTGAAATTgtgtctgaaaaaaattaatttttttaatgtttttgacGACACACACTGTTACCTTGGTGATGGACTGATGCAGTAGATACAGTATGTTGACCACGGTGACATTCCGTTGTTGCCCCGGGGTACAGGGACCAATCACCTGACTCGCCTCACCATCCGTAATCAACTGAAGACCAAAAGGAGAACTCTTCACTAATTATCAATATATCAATACAAAAGAAAGAACTAgtcttcataatataaatcttTACTTTGTTTATACTCCAGAAAAACAACTCTTATAGATAATTCTTTCATAGTAATAATTGTCTAACCCTTAGATAGTGAgtcaattttattacaaaaatatatacatgtagttacacaTATCAACTGACAGTGTGTATATTTCTTAATGCTCCAGATAACATCAgataaattaattcaaataagaCAATTCCGAGTACTAAGTAGATTTTAATATAACCACAAACCAGTTGTTCACTCTTCACTGAGAACAGCTGTATCGTCTTGGCCACGTTTTTAGCCACAGTTATACAAAGCTGTGTATCCACGCTAGCCACATTTAGCTCACTGCAACAGAGGAAAAATACAACATGAGCTTGTAAAACACTACATTCTCAATCAATGTAATAAAGTCccagggcagaaattttaaccTTTCACCTCCATCAATGACCTTGACTCTTTAATGTCCATGGTCTTAATGGCCTGATCAAATATAGTCATGAATACCGGTAATAAAGTATTTATTtactaaatgatttttttttggctacATCTGTGTTTGCTTTTAGTTTAGCCAATTTTATTGTTCATATAACTGATATGGTCAATTTGCCAtctatgaccttgaccttaataAATAATAGTAACCTCAACCTATAAACTTTGAATGAAGtctaaatatttgatttggGTAGTAAGAAGATTATCATTGTGAAAaacacacttgtctttgattttgtttaaaatctaGTACATGAGGAAAGTGCAAGTTGCATATTGCATTGGTTTTGACAATGTTTAACAATTATTACTGgctttcaaaattcaaaacattgcATCATCAATtgacaatataaaattatacaataaatgAATGCAATAATTTATCTCCAAATGTATTTTTTGAGTTAGCTAAATCTAATTGTACATTACCAAAGTTCACATGTCAAATTACCTGGCAATGGTCTTAACGATTGTTTCCACTTCCTGTGTGGTTGGGGGATTCCCCGTACTGAAGGCCAGATTAATTGGGTCAAACAGCCTTGACAGAGACTTGGAAAGGTATGCGTTCTCAAACTTCGTCAGGGTGTCCCGCAAAGCTTTCTCGGAGCTGTATAGTGTAATATTGGATAAACATTGGAACATCTATTAACTAATAATCTTACATCAGAGATGTGTTCATAGAAGAGGGTGCTCGTTAGCGCTCACCAAAATTCCCTATACCTGCatgcaacacaaattttggtgAGCACTCTGAACACTCCTCAGATTCTTCACAATTTTTCCCCAgaaaatttttttacatttcgaCTTTTTAACTTTCTCCAGACTTGTAACCCACATTTGACATTTTAGATATATCTTTAAACATTATCACCAGAAACTAATCAATTACTTTTTGGATCAATAGTTTcgttcaattttatttatttttttttctcaagacaAGGATTTGagatttaaaagttaaaaataagaTTTCCAACTCACATCAAATTATCCATGGCATTCCAGATATTTGCATTCAAAATTTCACAACTAAACACACAGGGAAGATTACACACATGTTTAACTTCCCAATATAAATACAACATCTAGGTTCAAGCATCACTCACTCATACTGATTCCGTTTACTTCCAGGGATGAAGATATCGTCCTCCACGCTCACATCTTCCTCTCCGGTCGGCTCCGACTGAGACAGGGAGGTTGCCGTAGTGATACTGAACTGTTGAAGTCTGCGCCAGAGGTCGTTGTACAGACGTAACAGCTTGGGATATTCTCCTTCAAAGGCCTGCTTCAAATGCATGGAAGCTAGAATTCAGAGAGAGAAAACAAAGAAGAttggtgaataaggcgtgtaaactgcctatatgaggatagataagatactataaaattaaaatatgaacaaatctcataatttctttctaaattaatattgaaaacattGTTTCTTTACCGTAACATCGATTAATAACCTTTAAATGTCTTAAATATTTCGAacaggttgatttaaactggggtatgcgtgtcaaaacctccaaatagtgtcatttttagaacttcaatgcctttcttttatagagtgggtctagGTTCCATATTCTTTTCATAGTCAATATAAGGTTTAACGGAAATCAAACCgatttaaatcaacaaaaacgtggagagatgacccactatactttaaaaatgtcattttgtatcccaacaattgaacgttttagagaaatactacaagtccgtaaattcgtggttgaaattgcatttagcatttaacattatataaatagtgcctgtttgggagggtaacagttgaaattgacacctcgagaaaaccattgtcaaccgacgcgaagcggaggttgacaatggtttttgagggctgtcaatttcaactgttatcctcccaaacaggcactatttattttgttatactgaatgtcttaatttttaagaaaatttcaattcttttatataggaataacgtgaattctacagcgaaccgtacgcgcataattttcgcgcatgtaacaatttttaatgttacctgttgctaagtgcgttgctaatgctgagggtaatagaaaggattatgaactgcatcttaaccaatcagatttcagtatttaacatgaaagtataacaatgaagtttgttgtgactgaaatggcttagtggttagagcaccagacatttggtaacattatagagctagggtttttaggttgttGGTTTGATACCATCAAaactttagaatttattttttttacttatcttttgttaaaatattcaaaactgaatattgttagaaattgtgcctttgtaaacttgtaatataacatcatcCAGTATATttagttggaaaaaaaaaataatttgaaattgttttttacgacaaaaccaaatgggcaATTGCGCTATTatgttcccccatcttctttatgtGTGAATGTATAATATTATCACTTCAAAATTAAGTGAATGTAAACActaatattgatatataataatACTATTATTCTAAGTCTTACAAAATCAGAAGGTGTAAATTTTGACATCATACATATCATTCattatttccttcttttttttcagtatcAACATCAAGATTTTACTTCctcattttaaaacagtttatacATATGTAATGCACATAGATTACatataaacaatgaatatgACCACAACCCTTACTAAGACTGGTGATGCTTTGAATACAAAATATCCcacaaatgaaatattttaacagTTACTAGAATcaagagaaaaataaatgtttcttcAAATTTCTCATCGTTGATGAAAATAAGATATAATGGTTTGAGAGGTTGGTTGGCTAAATCTTCATggtcatttgatattttaaaaatgaaatgtacagataaatgtacatgcatatgcacAGTGCTAAATAATACTGACATTTGTATTACAATAAATTTCACAAGAGTTAACatgcatttttgaaacatttttgattcagcttacaaattaaatattaaaaacaagatCTACCGGTACATATAAGTGTACAGAAAATAATGGTACATGACACAATAAATATATCCTGACAAGGAATGCATGCTTTGTGAAGGTCATATACAGGAACAGATTCTGTTCAGAATATCAGAATGTTCAAGAGGGTCTGAGTTGTAATATGATTTGTTAAGGCTGTTCTTAATCACTGCAATGGGAATTTAACatgataaaaaaacaatttaattataaCTACTTTAGTAAACATTTTCCCCccaaaaatgtatacatgtaagtatcttaaggaggctggatggtcaacaagttatccatcagatctacctctatacagtaaaactcgtttatagCGAAGTCTAAGGGgccaatggatttacttcgttatatccctaattcgttatatccgtataacgaattcatAATAATATATACGGCGAAttctatatatacatacatgtattttttcaccagacaatattttttgctaattgaggcttaaaataaaaatgcattactttgatatctttaatatttggattaaattgtaaagaaattcataataaaagtgttaaattcccttattattcacctctacgggactcaaaaaaactttgctatatccgagaattcgcaATAaacgtgttcgtactaaacaagttttactgtaatatcatgatattttttaccataaactattatttagtagagatgaaatccaaatatttaaactaaatttttaacaatttcatttaCATGCAATTATCTTTATAAAGAGCTCTTCCTTAAAAGGAGATCATTATAGTGTAAAAATGGCAACGACCATCCATCCCCCTTAAGGGTGTCTTATAACCCTCTGTTGACCCTACTGATAGGAAATGCAAGAACAGCCTTAACAAATACCTTATTTGTGAGAAAAGTGAACATTATTTGTGTTACACTATTGTGTTACATTATTGTGTTACATTATTGAGTTACATTATTAATTACATACTACATACCTCTACTTCCTAATGAATGCAGTGTCAAAATATGAgtataaaagtaataaattcaAGTTATTTCATGCATTgccaaaagaataaaaaatagttttgatcAAGAGTTATTCAAAATCACACATAAAAAGTTCTATAAACATGGACAGAAAATGAGCATAGAATAAAAATGGAAACACAATAGAGATATAATGTTGTTGCTACCTTCTGTTGAGTTGTTAAATTCATTGGTCAGCATGTGAGTGATGCTATCCCAGAATTCCTGCATGATGTTCACATGACCTTCTTGGTGCTGTTGATAAACATAGGACATAGCATATATTATTAAATAGTCTCATTTCTACAATTGAACATAtaaaatatgagagagagagagagagagagagaggaaagtAATAGGAGGGAGGAAAGAAAGAAGACAGGATTAAATGAAAGGGGGGAAATAAAAGTGAGAGTGTgttcttttatcaaaatataaaaataaagaaatatgttTCATAGTAAATCATGGAATATATGAACgttttattaataaaagtaaTCTTATTTAACTTTTGGTTTGCTGTATACAATGTATCATACCTTTGCTAACTCCTCAATGAAACAAACGTGAGTGACAGGGTCCCGTTTCTTCACCAGAACTTTCTGTAAATGCTGCACCTGTAAGTTTCAAATAAAAGATCTATTCAACCAAACAGTAACTCTTAGTGATGGGAAATCggaaaattttcataatcaattatcGGAAATAATCGAAAGTGTGAAATCGATTAAATAATCgaaagtttttaaattatgtttaattgaataaaacttGCATCTTGCGTTGTATATacagtaatatacatgtacttgtttcaGTTGTTTGAaactatcaaatatttattcaagtaaatcaaatatgttaatagaattttaatgttattatgCACAAACAATCTTATTTACTGCACCTGGTTAGAATAAAAGAGAACTAGGAAAAAAATGTTGTACCATTTATAGTAACTAAGAAGTTAGGAACAACTTCAAACAATAACCATAACcaattgaaaatattacaaataaatttgaaattcagaGTTCAAATCccatttcaaaaacattaaacaaaaacaattttaactgtttttaAACATCGTAATTAGA
This genomic window from Crassostrea angulata isolate pt1a10 chromosome 8, ASM2561291v2, whole genome shotgun sequence contains:
- the LOC128160012 gene encoding conserved oligomeric Golgi complex subunit 5-like isoform X2, with the translated sequence MFEKPDVKLVNMEDSVIEQLADDEEFRKFLDETFDVKAHANQAIQGKAISDQLSKLAEGISLLDREIHSQIVAHHEDLLSQATGVETLEGVLQMMQSRIQSLLAAMDRIRSKVSEPFNKISSRTTQLRNLQDTCDLLRRIIRIMYLGKRLNSQLQGGAREITKAAQSLNELDYICEGVDLSGVEIIEQDRRFIKQARKDVESQAHKMLEQGMETQNPTQVATSLQVFHNLGSLHHTVERVLQNCQENLNRNVRSCLDAQSLAQQHAPQGRAGPGRAAMPVTGNTAAFRASLWTNMEKLMDNIYAACAQVQHLQKVLVKKRDPVTHVCFIEELAKHQEGHVNIMQEFWDSITHMLTNEFNNSTEASMHLKQAFEGEYPKLLRLYNDLWRRLQQFSITTATSLSQSEPTGEEDVSVEDDIFIPGSKRNQYDSEKALRDTLTKFENAYLSKSLSRLFDPINLAFSTGNPPTTQEVETIVKTIASELNVASVDTQLCITVAKNVAKTIQLFSVKSEQLLITDGEASQVIGPCTPGQQRNVTVVNILYLLHQSITKLLEGLQNFPPEAMECIQKSLEGKPPPGVVVLMSSALSPLMSSVLDAVEAIILTMHQEDFSSSAVPDPGKESQCSLYMRELQEFVSRCQADYLSRYECQDFIYDSIKPIACRCVELFVRHASLIRPLGEGGKMRLAADFAQMELAISPFCRKVSDLGNHYKLLRAFRPLLFQNAEHISKSQAIGDIIPHSTILHFLFARAPQEMKSPHQSADWSISRYSQWLEDHPSEKDRLTLIKGALEGYVNQMKSRQAREFAEIYPIMLDLLQRGLQTCS
- the LOC128160012 gene encoding conserved oligomeric Golgi complex subunit 5-like isoform X3 is translated as MFEKPDVKLVNMEDSVIEQLADDEEFRKFLDETFDVKAHANQAIQGKAISDQLSKLAEGISLLDREIHSQIVAHHEDLLSQATGVETLEGVLQMMQSRIQSLLAAMDRIRSKVSEPFNKISSRTTQLRNLQDTCDLLRRIIRIMYLGKRLNSQLQGGAREITKAAQSLNELDYICEGVDLSGVEIIEQDRRFIKQARKDVESQAHKMLEQGMETQNPTQVATSLQVFHNLGSLHHTVERVLQNCQENLNRNVRSCLDAQSLAQQHAPQGRAGPGRAAMPVTGNTAAFRASLWTNMEKLMDNIYAACAQVQHLQKVLVKKRDPVTHVCFIEELAKHQEGHVNIMQEFWDSITHMLTNEFNNSTEASMHLKQAFEGEYPKLLRLYNDLWRRLQQFSITTATSLSQSEPTGEEDVSVEDDIFIPGSKRNQYDSEKALRDTLTKFENAYLSKSLSRLFDPINLAFSTGNPPTTQEVETIVKTIASELNVASVDTQLCITVAKNVAKTIQLFSVKSEQLLITDGEASQVIGPCTPGQQRNVTVVNILYLLHQSITKLLEGLQNFPPEAMECIQKSLEGVVVLMSSALSPLMSSVLDAVEAIILTMHQEDFSSSAVPDPGKESQCSLYMRELQEFVSRCQADYLSRYECQDFIYDSIKPIACRCVELFVRHASLIRPLGEGGKMRLAADFAQMELAISPFCRKVSDLGNHYKLLRAFRPLLFQNAEHISKSQAIGDIIPHSTILHFLFARAPQEMKSPHQSADWSISRYSQWLEDHPSEKDRLTLIKGALEGYVNQMKSRQAREFAEIYPIMLDLLQKGLQTCS
- the LOC128160012 gene encoding conserved oligomeric Golgi complex subunit 5-like isoform X1; the encoded protein is MFEKPDVKLVNMEDSVIEQLADDEEFRKFLDETFDVKAHANQAIQGKAISDQLSKLAEGISLLDREIHSQIVAHHEDLLSQATGVETLEGVLQMMQSRIQSLLAAMDRIRSKVSEPFNKISSRTTQLRNLQDTCDLLRRIIRIMYLGKRLNSQLQGGAREITKAAQSLNELDYICEGVDLSGVEIIEQDRRFIKQARKDVESQAHKMLEQGMETQNPTQVATSLQVFHNLGSLHHTVERVLQNCQENLNRNVRSCLDAQSLAQQHAPQGRAGPGRAAMPVTGNTAAFRASLWTNMEKLMDNIYAACAQVQHLQKVLVKKRDPVTHVCFIEELAKHQEGHVNIMQEFWDSITHMLTNEFNNSTEASMHLKQAFEGEYPKLLRLYNDLWRRLQQFSITTATSLSQSEPTGEEDVSVEDDIFIPGSKRNQYDSEKALRDTLTKFENAYLSKSLSRLFDPINLAFSTGNPPTTQEVETIVKTIASELNVASVDTQLCITVAKNVAKTIQLFSVKSEQLLITDGEASQVIGPCTPGQQRNVTVVNILYLLHQSITKLLEGLQNFPPEAMECIQKSLEGKPPPGVVVLMSSALSPLMSSVLDAVEAIILTMHQEDFSSSAVPDPGKESQCSLYMRELQEFVSRCQADYLSRYECQDFIYDSIKPIACRCVELFVRHASLIRPLGEGGKMRLAADFAQMELAISPFCRKVSDLGNHYKLLRAFRPLLFQNAEHISKSQAIGDIIPHSTILHFLFARAPQEMKSPHQSADWSISRYSQWLEDHPSEKDRLTLIKGALEGYVNQMKSRQAREFAEIYPIMLDLLQKGLQTCS